From a single Oxalobacter vibrioformis genomic region:
- a CDS encoding DUF4280 domain-containing protein: protein MSLLVTQGSLCQCSFGMAPCTLTVLPTARTMAGGQPTATIMDHKPFVNMTSFGMCNSPANPAVAAATAAALGVLTPMPCIPNTAAPWVPGHPAVLIGNQPALTHNSRLMCMWGGVISIMAPGQFTVQV, encoded by the coding sequence ATGAGCCTGCTTGTGACACAAGGGAGTCTGTGCCAATGTTCTTTTGGCATGGCGCCTTGCACGCTGACAGTGCTTCCCACGGCCAGAACAATGGCTGGCGGTCAGCCGACAGCTACCATCATGGATCATAAGCCCTTTGTCAATATGACGTCTTTTGGCATGTGCAACTCTCCTGCCAATCCTGCTGTGGCGGCTGCTACTGCGGCGGCGCTTGGCGTTTTGACCCCCATGCCCTGTATTCCGAATACAGCAGCGCCATGGGTGCCGGGCCACCCCGCCGTACTGATTGGCAACCAACCCGCACTAACCCATAACAGCAGGCTCATGTGCATGTGGGGAGGGGTTATTTCAATTATGGCACCGGGACAGTTTACCGTTCAGGTCTGA
- a CDS encoding C-GCAxxG-C-C family protein has protein sequence MSARVDKAVTRFREPLDEGKRISCAQTVAIAYADLAGLSEKQAMDLTAGFGGGMGKRQTCGVVTAMLMISGLSENGDKCRKIMDAFEEKTGSTMCGELLGKYTEEYCSSLVRCASELMDTKVFG, from the coding sequence ATGAGTGCGCGAGTTGACAAGGCGGTTACCCGTTTTCGGGAGCCACTGGACGAAGGTAAAAGAATCAGCTGTGCCCAGACAGTTGCCATTGCCTATGCCGATCTTGCCGGATTGAGTGAAAAACAGGCGATGGACCTCACTGCCGGTTTTGGCGGCGGTATGGGAAAAAGACAGACCTGCGGTGTGGTTACCGCCATGCTCATGATTTCCGGCTTGAGTGAAAATGGCGATAAGTGCCGCAAAATCATGGATGCTTTTGAAGAAAAAACAGGCAGTACGATGTGCGGCGAACTGCTGGGAAAATATACCGAGGAATATTGTTCCAGTCTGGTGAGATGTGCGTCTGAGTTGATGGATACCAAGGTGTTTGGCTGA
- a CDS encoding iron-containing alcohol dehydrogenase — translation MFFNYFIPTRIMFGKGQLNHLHECVPPGDKALVVISTGKSTRENGYLDRLIGELKLAGVDYVVYDKIQPNPTKASIMDGAVVARESDCDFVIGLGGGSVMDASKSIAIMATNDGDYWDYVFGGSGKGKPVQNAPLPVVAISTTAGTGSETDPWTVITKEETNEKIGFGYDRTFPVLALVDPDLMLSVPPMLTAYQGFDALFHATEAYISKSANPMSDLYALKAIELVSGYLPRAVKDGKDEEARANVALANTLSGMVLSSCFITSEHSLEHALSAFHPDLPHGAGLIMLSRAYYTHFVKAGACDERMIAMARAMGKKDADKPMDFVDALVELQQACGVASLRMSDYGIRRDELRKYAINARETMGDLFAMDPAPLSEDDCVAILESAYQ, via the coding sequence ATGTTTTTCAACTATTTCATTCCCACACGGATCATGTTTGGAAAAGGGCAATTGAACCATCTGCATGAGTGCGTACCTCCGGGAGACAAGGCGCTGGTTGTTATCTCAACCGGAAAATCCACAAGAGAAAATGGCTACCTGGACAGGCTCATTGGAGAACTGAAGCTGGCAGGCGTGGATTATGTGGTTTATGACAAAATCCAGCCCAATCCGACCAAGGCCAGTATCATGGATGGTGCGGTTGTTGCACGCGAATCAGATTGTGATTTTGTGATTGGCCTGGGGGGTGGCAGTGTCATGGATGCGTCCAAGTCTATTGCCATCATGGCGACCAACGACGGGGATTACTGGGATTATGTTTTTGGCGGAAGCGGCAAAGGCAAGCCTGTCCAGAATGCGCCGCTGCCTGTCGTCGCGATCAGCACGACAGCCGGTACCGGTTCGGAGACGGACCCCTGGACGGTTATCACCAAAGAAGAGACCAATGAAAAAATCGGTTTTGGCTATGACAGGACCTTCCCTGTACTGGCTTTGGTTGACCCGGACCTGATGCTGAGTGTTCCCCCCATGCTCACAGCTTACCAGGGCTTTGATGCGCTTTTTCATGCGACGGAGGCGTATATCAGCAAATCGGCCAACCCGATGAGTGATCTTTATGCCTTAAAGGCCATTGAGTTGGTCAGCGGTTATCTGCCTCGTGCTGTGAAAGACGGCAAAGATGAAGAGGCGCGTGCCAATGTGGCATTGGCCAATACCCTTTCCGGCATGGTACTCAGCAGCTGCTTTATTACATCAGAACACTCACTTGAGCATGCGCTTTCGGCTTTTCATCCTGATTTGCCGCATGGCGCAGGTCTCATCATGTTGAGCCGTGCCTACTATACGCATTTTGTGAAAGCCGGCGCATGTGATGAGAGGATGATTGCCATGGCAAGAGCCATGGGCAAAAAGGATGCAGACAAGCCAATGGATTTTGTCGATGCGCTGGTTGAATTGCAGCAGGCCTGTGGTGTGGCATCGCTCAGGATGTCTGACTACGGGATCAGGCGTGATGAGCTGCGCAAGTATGCCATCAATGCACGGGAGACGATGGGCGATCTTTTTGCCATGGACCCGGCGCCGCTCTCGGAAGACGATTGCGTGGCAATCCTGGAAAGCGCTTACCAGTAG
- a CDS encoding transcriptional regulator, which translates to MNPVSGHKDNQELKAPDAQTLRNLMKEVRITRQEVAELLHVNTNTVNAWAAAENTSLHRPMPLMAWELLLLKLNRHPSKRVFEL; encoded by the coding sequence ATGAATCCCGTTTCAGGCCATAAGGACAACCAGGAGCTAAAGGCGCCTGACGCACAGACGTTGCGCAACCTGATGAAAGAAGTCAGGATCACGCGCCAGGAAGTGGCAGAGCTTTTGCATGTCAATACCAATACGGTCAATGCCTGGGCGGCAGCGGAAAATACATCACTTCACCGCCCCATGCCGCTGATGGCCTGGGAATTACTGCTACTGAAACTGAATCGCCATCCCTCAAAGCGGGTATTTGAACTTTAA
- a CDS encoding nitroreductase family protein has product MNQTITSILERRSIRAFKPEPVPEREVNWILEAGLYAATSRNKQPWFFSVVTNKAILDKITRGTLETMRTTNIEQYKIKAQDPGFSPFYHAPTVIFLSGKDDEASAVIDCANAAQNMCVAAYSLGLGSCYVRSFKQAFEDRVLAVELNKALGLPEGYSTIFAVALGYTDEPPPNTPHRNRDVIRYIK; this is encoded by the coding sequence ATGAATCAGACGATTACCTCTATCCTTGAACGAAGAAGCATACGGGCATTCAAGCCGGAACCGGTTCCTGAACGGGAGGTAAACTGGATACTGGAAGCCGGATTGTATGCAGCCACCTCAAGAAACAAACAGCCCTGGTTTTTTTCCGTGGTGACCAACAAGGCGATTCTCGACAAAATCACCCGTGGCACGCTGGAAACCATGCGTACCACCAATATCGAGCAATACAAGATCAAGGCGCAGGATCCCGGCTTTTCCCCTTTTTACCATGCACCAACCGTCATCTTCCTTTCCGGTAAGGATGACGAAGCCAGCGCAGTTATCGACTGTGCCAATGCGGCGCAGAATATGTGTGTCGCAGCCTATTCACTGGGTCTTGGCTCCTGCTATGTCAGAAGTTTCAAACAGGCTTTTGAAGACCGGGTACTTGCAGTAGAGCTCAATAAAGCGCTGGGCCTGCCCGAAGGCTACTCCACCATCTTTGCTGTCGCGCTGGGGTATACGGATGAACCACCCCCCAATACGCCACACCGCAACAGGGATGTGATCCGCTATATCAAATAA
- a CDS encoding SagB/ThcOx family dehydrogenase: protein MTSRTGFKTLLFSALLCFCASVFADTQLPEPQMTGGKGIYDVLKVRRSANLNNFPQKPLSLQELSNLLWAGTGLNREAKGWTIPYGMGMTPYNKIYVICDKGVSLYDWKTHSLKEISKKNIKSMVGKQPAVASAPVILVIVSDSEAMGNVTGERARDWAHIASGAITQNIYLAAASMDIGTRYIVSMNNDAIRKELKLNENDMPINIMPLGKN, encoded by the coding sequence ATGACATCGCGCACCGGGTTCAAAACCCTTCTTTTTTCCGCCCTGCTCTGTTTTTGTGCCAGTGTTTTTGCTGATACCCAACTGCCGGAGCCGCAAATGACAGGCGGAAAAGGCATTTATGATGTGCTGAAAGTCCGCCGCTCGGCAAACCTGAATAATTTTCCCCAAAAGCCTCTCTCTCTTCAGGAACTCTCCAATCTCCTTTGGGCCGGCACCGGCTTGAACCGGGAAGCAAAAGGATGGACTATTCCCTATGGCATGGGCATGACCCCCTACAACAAAATCTATGTCATCTGCGACAAAGGCGTCTCCCTCTATGACTGGAAAACCCATTCCCTGAAAGAAATCTCGAAAAAGAATATCAAGAGCATGGTGGGCAAGCAGCCCGCCGTCGCATCTGCCCCCGTTATTCTCGTGATTGTCTCGGACAGCGAAGCAATGGGTAATGTGACGGGAGAACGTGCCAGAGACTGGGCACACATCGCAAGCGGCGCCATCACCCAGAACATCTATCTGGCTGCAGCGTCCATGGATATTGGCACACGTTATATTGTCTCCATGAATAATGACGCCATCCGCAAGGAACTGAAGCTCAACGAAAACGATATGCCGATCAACATTATGCCGCTTGGCAAAAACTGA
- a CDS encoding IS1182 family transposase — MLKTPTPQQHELEMVTLEELVPKDHLLRLIDRHIHFDFIREHTAHLYSADNGRPALDPVVLFKMLFIGYLFGIRSERQIEREIQVNVAYRWFLGLRLTDRVPDASTLSQNRRRRFAGTDIEQVIFDEIVEQCIRHGLIGGRVFYSDSTHLKASANKNRHERHLVEQKPVAYLAELNSAIEADRYSHGKNPLSDRDDEPPSQKEIKVSPADPDAGYLVRDGKPKGFYYLDHRTVDGKYALITDTHVTPGNVHDSVPYLKRLDRMQSRFGFEIQAVGLDAGYDTPHIAKGLIERGIYGVIGYRRPNHKAGYFYKRQYSYDPQGDCYLCPNGKLLPYRTTNRSGYREYASQQGQCTDCAFLMQCTQSRNQIKLITRHIWQGFKEQVHDNRLTAKGKAIYRRRQETVERSFADAKELHGHRYARYRGLSKVKGQALLAAACQNMKKMARLLEAASLAFLRYFPGRFGLVIGIFRPRGLNGKCDSYFNFVLISR; from the coding sequence ATGCTAAAGACACCGACACCGCAGCAACACGAATTGGAGATGGTCACCCTTGAAGAACTGGTTCCCAAAGACCATCTATTAAGACTGATAGACCGCCACATCCATTTTGACTTTATCAGAGAGCACACCGCCCATCTTTACAGTGCGGACAATGGCAGGCCCGCCCTTGATCCCGTAGTTTTATTCAAGATGCTCTTCATTGGGTACCTATTCGGGATAAGATCAGAGCGCCAGATAGAGCGTGAGATTCAGGTTAACGTAGCCTACCGCTGGTTTTTAGGCTTACGCCTGACAGACCGTGTTCCAGACGCCAGCACCCTTTCCCAGAACCGCCGTCGTCGCTTTGCTGGCACAGACATAGAACAAGTCATTTTTGACGAGATTGTTGAGCAGTGCATCCGTCATGGATTAATAGGCGGTCGCGTTTTTTACAGTGACAGCACACACCTCAAAGCCTCGGCCAACAAGAACCGTCACGAACGTCACCTTGTTGAGCAAAAGCCCGTTGCCTACCTTGCAGAACTCAACAGCGCCATAGAAGCCGACCGTTATTCCCATGGCAAAAATCCCCTTTCAGACAGAGACGACGAACCGCCCTCACAAAAAGAAATCAAAGTCAGCCCGGCAGACCCTGATGCCGGCTACCTTGTTCGTGATGGCAAGCCCAAAGGTTTTTACTACCTGGACCACCGCACCGTTGACGGCAAGTACGCCCTGATCACAGACACCCATGTGACGCCGGGAAATGTCCATGACAGTGTTCCTTACCTGAAGCGTCTTGACAGGATGCAGTCACGTTTTGGATTTGAGATACAGGCCGTAGGCTTGGATGCAGGTTATGACACACCACACATAGCCAAGGGACTCATAGAGCGAGGCATATACGGCGTTATCGGTTACCGTCGTCCGAATCACAAGGCGGGCTACTTTTACAAGCGGCAGTACAGCTATGACCCTCAAGGAGACTGTTATCTCTGTCCCAATGGAAAGCTTTTACCTTACCGTACGACCAACCGTTCAGGGTACCGGGAATATGCCTCTCAACAAGGGCAATGTACGGACTGCGCCTTTCTTATGCAGTGTACCCAGAGCCGCAACCAGATAAAACTGATCACCCGGCATATTTGGCAGGGCTTCAAGGAACAGGTTCATGACAATCGCCTGACGGCAAAGGGCAAGGCGATTTACCGTCGGCGACAGGAAACGGTAGAGCGCAGTTTTGCGGATGCGAAAGAGTTGCACGGTCACCGTTATGCGCGTTACCGTGGTTTATCGAAAGTGAAGGGGCAGGCGCTTTTAGCGGCAGCGTGTCAGAACATGAAGAAGATGGCACGCCTGCTTGAGGCAGCAAGCCTTGCTTTTTTGCGCTATTTCCCGGGAAGATTCGGCCTTGTCATTGGGATATTTCGGCCAAGGGGGCTTAATGGAAAATGTGATAGCTATTTTAATTTTGTTTTGATCTCCCGATAA
- a CDS encoding 4-vinyl reductase, with protein sequence MSEDKRKYKFSWDTLGSDMALARPSLGDSLKIEVYRLLQFTMRDVIEQEYGTQAADDLFYKSGVLAGKSFYDQFLTEFTGSSDTGPLVRRIGELFRDLGIGIFRVESFDNESMQCYVTVDEDLDCSGLPDIEDVICIYDEGFIAGILEKFTGKVYTVKEVDCWCTGARTCRFQGMPVE encoded by the coding sequence ATGAGTGAGGATAAAAGAAAGTACAAATTTTCCTGGGATACGCTGGGTTCTGATATGGCACTGGCCAGGCCAAGCCTGGGTGACTCGCTGAAAATCGAGGTTTATCGGCTTCTTCAATTTACTATGCGTGACGTTATTGAACAGGAATACGGTACGCAGGCGGCTGATGATCTTTTCTACAAATCAGGCGTGCTTGCCGGAAAATCATTTTATGACCAGTTTCTGACCGAATTTACCGGATCAAGCGATACCGGCCCCCTGGTCAGACGAATTGGCGAGTTGTTCCGTGATTTGGGTATTGGCATTTTTCGTGTCGAATCTTTTGACAACGAATCTATGCAGTGTTACGTTACAGTTGATGAGGATCTTGACTGCTCCGGCCTGCCGGACATTGAAGATGTTATCTGCATTTATGATGAGGGTTTCATCGCTGGTATTCTGGAAAAATTTACTGGTAAAGTCTATACCGTCAAGGAAGTAGACTGCTGGTGCACGGGTGCCCGAACGTGCCGTTTCCAGGGGATGCCGGTAGAATAG
- a CDS encoding sensor domain-containing diguanylate cyclase: MDKSEEKITSLIVKHIDGLLGGSSSPSVPEELAGNGEFVALHNRLMELRLIISDFAKGNLSHSIKMRGFVAGGLKALQSNLRHLTWQAQQVERGDFKQEVHFLGDFSVAFNSMVAQLDRTMKELRQNEEALTVLTDSLQKEITLRTAAANALKKSEARFKYLAEHDALTNTLNRRSFHAMILSELNNAHENDTTCCVALLDVDHFKTFNDTYGHTEGDIALQHIVAVAQGHLRQTDMLGRYGGEEFIFFFGKADLDQGMAVADRIRLAIENTPVKLSNGTQIPISASIGVAVIKPEWYDAENANKFLQFHIANADNALYKAKQAGRNAVEPAPVIEPTLTQEILNA, translated from the coding sequence ATGGATAAATCTGAAGAAAAAATTACATCGCTTATTGTAAAACATATCGATGGGCTGCTTGGTGGCTCCTCATCTCCGTCAGTACCTGAAGAACTGGCCGGGAATGGGGAGTTCGTTGCGCTCCACAACAGGCTGATGGAATTAAGGCTCATCATCTCGGATTTCGCCAAGGGCAATCTCTCACACTCCATTAAAATGCGCGGCTTTGTTGCCGGCGGCCTGAAGGCGCTGCAATCCAATCTTCGGCACCTGACATGGCAGGCACAGCAGGTTGAGCGGGGTGATTTCAAGCAGGAAGTCCATTTCCTTGGAGATTTTTCTGTTGCCTTTAACAGCATGGTTGCCCAGCTCGACCGTACCATGAAAGAACTCAGGCAAAATGAAGAAGCACTTACTGTACTGACCGATTCTCTCCAAAAAGAAATCACTTTGCGCACTGCAGCAGCCAATGCCTTGAAGAAGAGCGAAGCACGCTTCAAATATCTTGCTGAACACGATGCGCTGACCAATACACTGAACCGGCGCTCCTTCCATGCCATGATCCTGTCTGAACTGAATAATGCGCATGAGAACGATACCACCTGCTGTGTTGCCCTTCTGGATGTAGACCACTTCAAGACGTTCAATGACACCTATGGTCACACAGAAGGTGATATCGCATTGCAGCATATTGTGGCAGTTGCCCAGGGGCATCTGCGGCAGACTGACATGCTGGGGCGTTACGGCGGCGAGGAATTTATCTTTTTCTTTGGCAAGGCCGATCTCGATCAGGGCATGGCCGTTGCCGACCGTATACGCCTTGCCATCGAAAACACGCCGGTCAAACTCTCCAACGGTACCCAGATCCCGATTTCCGCCAGTATCGGGGTCGCCGTTATCAAGCCGGAATGGTATGACGCTGAAAATGCCAACAAGTTTTTACAGTTTCACATTGCCAATGCTGATAATGCGCTTTATAAAGCCAAACAGGCCGGACGTAATGCTGTCGAGCCTGCCCCTGTTATCGAGCCAACACTGACACAGGAAATACTGAACGCCTGA